One window of the Periophthalmus magnuspinnatus isolate fPerMag1 chromosome 6, fPerMag1.2.pri, whole genome shotgun sequence genome contains the following:
- the LOC117371868 gene encoding gliomedin-like isoform X2: MKERNGVSVQLKVLLLAQCLLLLLCSAGLVYLLLQNQQMSEDMAKLDVQVQELSQKVWTGVVTLDPKEAEKLKKVQRSRRSQHGEPPPITDKDEEMLMLVTYSTVPIKAFIELCNNSKGMCLTGPPGPPGIPGRAGSRGSQGPTGPEGRRGRRGPPGEKGEPGPKGDPGPLRILKGETFEDIFIEGPSGPPGPPGPPGPPGPRGPACYKTTIKSPTGQTCQSNELLEKPTGTGESFIIRATASSNSSSNQTEAVTTDINDQRNLHKETTTEVLVNILPATEPAKKGYTTSDKEVITAPKDISLTRIPSTPPTPELDYDSTHSNQPVLQTTYLSTVINPENMESVQPSLNPVLASKNKSVTEEIPEHPTSPTTFENLLKVVNSNNLLDKSTESVLLSHSPTLEANTDLQVTEFSGKSRLFDPTPTAVSQEDKDNSQLFNKENIKKTQNNISLDSPSVNPTLRNSDEVITTQPAKQSIFLQFWESLSSKQENRNTFAPNPITAKATMMSVTTSTVSSYSQSNKRDHFTKDLSKIESSHQPAMDTNQSNPGIRAESNKGDNSQTMFNEMENVTQAAHQISPTPSFAKHIQFNVSENLIDAYMKSESSSSLRTECTVKSITCTEKASEMQTTFGAWMLDAFLKNNSQYWLAEHFSGRILLEYTNTSALQNISATIIDVQGYYQGCGHVVYKGHLYFHLAGTKKLIKFNLNTRKMESLTMTNSRYNSLNYLFQNSKTYFKFAVDENGLWVIFAQNSEDKMIVAKVNHEAFTVTSLIDIAYPTSKAGNAFIACGVVYVSDEKDRKISYAFDLEKNKSVNANFDIRASNGILAMMSYYPNMKHLIMWDNRSVKVCKVKYNVT, from the exons ATGAAGGAGCGCAATGGAGTTTCAGTTCAACTTAAAGTTCTGCTACTAGCCCAATGTCTTCTGCTTCTACTGTGTTCTGCAGGCTTGGTCTACTTACTGCTACAAAACCAGCAGATGAGTGAAGACATGGCCAAACTGGACGTGCAGGTGCAAGAATTGTCCCAGAAAGTTTGGACAGGGGTTGTAACCTTGGATCCAAAAGAGGCAGAAAAACTTAAAAAGGTCCAACGTAGCAGGAGAAGCCAACATGGAGAACCACCACCCATCACTGATAAGGATGAGGAGATGTTGATGCTGGTCACCTACTCCACTGTACCA atCAAAGCTTTCATTGAGCTTTGTAACAACTCTAAAGGAATGTGCTTAACTG GACCACCAGGACCACCAG GTATTCCTGGTAGGGCAGGTTCCAGGGGATCCCAGGGTCCCACTGGGCcagaagggagaagaggaagacggG GCCCTCCTGGTGAAAAAGGTGAACCTGGCCCTAAAGGGGACCCTGGGCCACTCAGAATCCTGAAAGGAGAAACTTTTGAGGACATTTTCATTGAAG GTCCTTCTGGTCCACCTGGTCCACCTGGCCCACCTGGACCTCCTGGACCTCGTGGTCCGGCCTGTTATAAAACGACTATAAAATCTCCCACTGGACAAACTTGTCAATCAAATGAGCTCTTGG AAAAACCTACAGGAACTGGTGAGAGTTTTATTATTAGGGCCACAGCAAGCTCAAACAGCTCAAGTAACCAGACTG aGGCTGTAACAACTGACATAAATGATCAGAGAAATCTCCACAAAGAGACCACCACTGAGGTGTTAGTTAATATCCTACCAG CTACAGAACCAGCTAAAAAAGGCTATACCACTAGTGATAAAGAGGTTATTACAGCACCAAAAGACATCTCATTAACAA GGATTCCATCCACTCCTCCAACTCCTGAACTTGACTATGACTCAACACATTCTA ATCAACCAGTGTTGCAAACAACATATTTATCTACTGTTATAAATCCTGAGAACATGGAATCTG tgcagcCATCACTGAATCCAGTTCTAGCctctaaaaataaaagtgtcacaGAAGAGATCCCAG AACATCCCACTTCACCAACAACTTTTGAAAATCTTTTAAAGGTGGTCAATTCTAACAACCTGTTAGACAAAAGCACTGAATCAG TGCTTCTATCACATTCTCCAACTCTTGAAGCAAACACTGACTTACAAGTCACAGAATTCTCTGGTAAAAGTAGACTATTTG ACCCTACACCCACAGCAGTTTCTCAAGAGGATAAAGACAACAGTCAACTATTCAATAAAGAAAACatcaaaaagacacaaaacaatatatcACTAG ATTCACCATCAGTAAATCCAACTTTACGGAACAGTGATGAAGTTATAACAACGCAGCCTGCAAAGCAAAGCATCTTTCTACAATTTTGGGAGTCCCTTTCATCTAAACAAGAAAATCGTAACACATTTGCACCTAACCCCATCACTGCCAAGGCTACAATGATGTCAGTGACAACTTCAACAG TTTCTTCATATAGCCAGAGCAATAAGAGAGATCATTTTACAAAGGATCTAAGCAAAATAG AATCCAGTCATCAGCCAGCAATGGATACCAATCAGTCAAACCCTGGAATAAGAGCTg AATCGAACAAAGGAGATAACAGTCAAACAATGTTCAATGAAATGGAAAATGTTACACAAGCTGCACATCAGATATCACCAA CCCCATCTTTCGCCAAACACATACAATTTAATGTCAGTGAAAATCTAATAGATGCCTATATGAAAAGTG AATCATCGTCATCACTCAGGACGG AGTGCACTGTAAAAAGCATTACATGTACAGAGAAGGCTTCTGAAATGCAAACCACCTTTGGAGCTTGGATGTTGGATGCTTTTTTGAAAAATAACAGTCAATATTGGCTTGCAGAACACTTTTCAG GTCGTATTTTGCTTGAGTACACAAACACATCAGCACTGCAAAATATAAGTGCTACAATTATAGACGTGCAGGGGTATTACCAGGGCTGTGGTCATGTGGTTTATAAGGGCCATTTGTATTTCCACTTGGCTGGAACTAAGAAACTCATAaa GTTCAACCTAAACACAAGAAAAATGGAGAGTCTCACAATGACAAACAGTCGATATAACAGCCTCAATTATCTCTTTCAAAACTCAAAGACCTATTTTAAGTTTGCTGTGGATGAAAATGGACTGTGGGTCATCTTTGCTCAGAACTCGGAGGACAAAATGATTGTTGCAAAAGTAAACCATGAGGCGTTCACGGTGACATCTCTCATTGACATAGCGTATCCTACATCTAAAGCAGGAAATGCTTTTATTGCATGCGGAGTGGTTTATGTTAGCGATGAGAAAGACAGGAAGATTTCATATGCATTTGACTTAGAAAAGAATAAATCTGTTAATGCAAATTTTGATATAAGGGCATCTAATGGGATCTTGGCCATGATGTCATACTACCCTAACATGAAGCACTTAATTATGTGGGACAACCGCAGTGTTAAAGTGTGCAAAGTTAAATATAATGTTACTTAA
- the LOC117371868 gene encoding gliomedin-like isoform X3, producing MKERNGVSVQLKVLLLAQCLLLLLCSAGLVYLLLQNQQMSEDMAKLDVQVQELSQKVWTGVVTLDPKEAEKLKKVQRSRRSQHGEPPPITDKDEEMLMLVTYSTVPIKAFIELCNNSKGMCLTGPPGPPGIPGRAGSRGSQGPTGPEGRRGRRGPPGEKGEPGPKGDPGPLRILKGETFEDIFIEGPSGPPGPPGPPGPPGPRGPACYKTTIKSPTGQTCQSNELLEKPTGTGESFIIRATASSNSSSNQTEAVTTDINDQRNLHKETTTEVLVNILPATEPAKKGYTTSDKEVITAPKDISLTRIPSTPPTPELDYDSTHSNQPVLQTTYLSTVINPENMESVQPSLNPVLASKNKSVTEEIPEHPTSPTTFENLLKVVNSNNLLDKSTESVLLSHSPTLEANTDLQVTEFSGKSRLFDPTPTAVSQEDKDNSQLFNKENIKKTQNNISLDSPSVNPTLRNSDEVITTQPAKQSIFLQFWESLSSKQENRNTFAPNPITAKATMMSVTTSTVSSYSQSNKRDHFTKDLSKIAESSHQPAMDTNQSNPGIRAESNKGDNSQTMFNEMENVTQAAHQISPTPSFAKHIQFNVSENLIDAYMKSECTVKSITCTEKASEMQTTFGAWMLDAFLKNNSQYWLAEHFSGRILLEYTNTSALQNISATIIDVQGYYQGCGHVVYKGHLYFHLAGTKKLIKFNLNTRKMESLTMTNSRYNSLNYLFQNSKTYFKFAVDENGLWVIFAQNSEDKMIVAKVNHEAFTVTSLIDIAYPTSKAGNAFIACGVVYVSDEKDRKISYAFDLEKNKSVNANFDIRASNGILAMMSYYPNMKHLIMWDNRSVKVCKVKYNVT from the exons ATGAAGGAGCGCAATGGAGTTTCAGTTCAACTTAAAGTTCTGCTACTAGCCCAATGTCTTCTGCTTCTACTGTGTTCTGCAGGCTTGGTCTACTTACTGCTACAAAACCAGCAGATGAGTGAAGACATGGCCAAACTGGACGTGCAGGTGCAAGAATTGTCCCAGAAAGTTTGGACAGGGGTTGTAACCTTGGATCCAAAAGAGGCAGAAAAACTTAAAAAGGTCCAACGTAGCAGGAGAAGCCAACATGGAGAACCACCACCCATCACTGATAAGGATGAGGAGATGTTGATGCTGGTCACCTACTCCACTGTACCA atCAAAGCTTTCATTGAGCTTTGTAACAACTCTAAAGGAATGTGCTTAACTG GACCACCAGGACCACCAG GTATTCCTGGTAGGGCAGGTTCCAGGGGATCCCAGGGTCCCACTGGGCcagaagggagaagaggaagacggG GCCCTCCTGGTGAAAAAGGTGAACCTGGCCCTAAAGGGGACCCTGGGCCACTCAGAATCCTGAAAGGAGAAACTTTTGAGGACATTTTCATTGAAG GTCCTTCTGGTCCACCTGGTCCACCTGGCCCACCTGGACCTCCTGGACCTCGTGGTCCGGCCTGTTATAAAACGACTATAAAATCTCCCACTGGACAAACTTGTCAATCAAATGAGCTCTTGG AAAAACCTACAGGAACTGGTGAGAGTTTTATTATTAGGGCCACAGCAAGCTCAAACAGCTCAAGTAACCAGACTG aGGCTGTAACAACTGACATAAATGATCAGAGAAATCTCCACAAAGAGACCACCACTGAGGTGTTAGTTAATATCCTACCAG CTACAGAACCAGCTAAAAAAGGCTATACCACTAGTGATAAAGAGGTTATTACAGCACCAAAAGACATCTCATTAACAA GGATTCCATCCACTCCTCCAACTCCTGAACTTGACTATGACTCAACACATTCTA ATCAACCAGTGTTGCAAACAACATATTTATCTACTGTTATAAATCCTGAGAACATGGAATCTG tgcagcCATCACTGAATCCAGTTCTAGCctctaaaaataaaagtgtcacaGAAGAGATCCCAG AACATCCCACTTCACCAACAACTTTTGAAAATCTTTTAAAGGTGGTCAATTCTAACAACCTGTTAGACAAAAGCACTGAATCAG TGCTTCTATCACATTCTCCAACTCTTGAAGCAAACACTGACTTACAAGTCACAGAATTCTCTGGTAAAAGTAGACTATTTG ACCCTACACCCACAGCAGTTTCTCAAGAGGATAAAGACAACAGTCAACTATTCAATAAAGAAAACatcaaaaagacacaaaacaatatatcACTAG ATTCACCATCAGTAAATCCAACTTTACGGAACAGTGATGAAGTTATAACAACGCAGCCTGCAAAGCAAAGCATCTTTCTACAATTTTGGGAGTCCCTTTCATCTAAACAAGAAAATCGTAACACATTTGCACCTAACCCCATCACTGCCAAGGCTACAATGATGTCAGTGACAACTTCAACAG TTTCTTCATATAGCCAGAGCAATAAGAGAGATCATTTTACAAAGGATCTAAGCAAAATAG CAGAATCCAGTCATCAGCCAGCAATGGATACCAATCAGTCAAACCCTGGAATAAGAGCTg AATCGAACAAAGGAGATAACAGTCAAACAATGTTCAATGAAATGGAAAATGTTACACAAGCTGCACATCAGATATCACCAA CCCCATCTTTCGCCAAACACATACAATTTAATGTCAGTGAAAATCTAATAGATGCCTATATGAAAAGTG AGTGCACTGTAAAAAGCATTACATGTACAGAGAAGGCTTCTGAAATGCAAACCACCTTTGGAGCTTGGATGTTGGATGCTTTTTTGAAAAATAACAGTCAATATTGGCTTGCAGAACACTTTTCAG GTCGTATTTTGCTTGAGTACACAAACACATCAGCACTGCAAAATATAAGTGCTACAATTATAGACGTGCAGGGGTATTACCAGGGCTGTGGTCATGTGGTTTATAAGGGCCATTTGTATTTCCACTTGGCTGGAACTAAGAAACTCATAaa GTTCAACCTAAACACAAGAAAAATGGAGAGTCTCACAATGACAAACAGTCGATATAACAGCCTCAATTATCTCTTTCAAAACTCAAAGACCTATTTTAAGTTTGCTGTGGATGAAAATGGACTGTGGGTCATCTTTGCTCAGAACTCGGAGGACAAAATGATTGTTGCAAAAGTAAACCATGAGGCGTTCACGGTGACATCTCTCATTGACATAGCGTATCCTACATCTAAAGCAGGAAATGCTTTTATTGCATGCGGAGTGGTTTATGTTAGCGATGAGAAAGACAGGAAGATTTCATATGCATTTGACTTAGAAAAGAATAAATCTGTTAATGCAAATTTTGATATAAGGGCATCTAATGGGATCTTGGCCATGATGTCATACTACCCTAACATGAAGCACTTAATTATGTGGGACAACCGCAGTGTTAAAGTGTGCAAAGTTAAATATAATGTTACTTAA